The window AGGGCATTGGCGCGGGGTTGAGGTCGGGCCAGATCCATCGCCCGCGCGGGGAAGCCGGCCGCGAAGGCCCACACAGCCAACAAAAGCACCACCACCGCCGCCACGGGCAGCCAGCCAACCCGCCGCCGGGCGTAAGCCTCGGCAGGCGGAGCAGACACCGTCACCGCGGGGGTAGGGCGTTCCCGCAAACGCCGCGCAGCCCACGCCATCCCTTTGCGGGCACGGCGACTGCGGGGGTTGATTTCCAGCGCCCGCTCCAGATAACCAATGCTCGCACGCGGCGATTGCGCCAGCCCTGCCAGCACCAGCCACGGGTCTTCCCAGTCGGGGGCCAGAGCCGCGGCCTGCGCGGCCAGACGGCGCGCCTCTCGCTGTTGACCGCGGCGCATCGCACGCACGGCCTTTTGCAACAGCAAACGGGCCTGGGGCGAAGGTGTACTCATGGCGTTCCGGTAGGCGTAGGCGCTTGCACCGGCTCATTCCGCAGGTAGCAAAGAATGCCATCGGCGATGCCGCGCGCCACTTCGTCGGGATGGTTCACCAACAGGTTGCGGTCCATGCCCAGGAACCCGGTTTCAATGATGACCGCGGGGGTGGTGGGGGCAATTTCCCGGAAAGCATGGTATTGCGTCATGTGACGGCTGACGCTGGTAGGATGGTAAGGCAAGTGGGTCACGGCGGCATAGCGGGCGTCGATGCAGGCCTTGAGATGCCGCGAATTTTGCAATTGCGCCGGGTCTTGAATGCCGGTAGCGGGGGCGGTTTTGAATCCCGTCCAATCAGGGCGAGGGGTACAGACGTCGGCATGAATGGAGACCAGCGCAGCAGCCTGGTAGTGCTTCAGACGGGGGTCAAACTCGGCCAGCAAATCCACACGATAGCCGGCGCGCTGCAAATCGGCCACCACCCGCAGCGCAATCGCGTGGTTGACTTCTTCTTCGGTCAGGCCATCGGGGCAGGTTGCGCCGGCGTCGCTCTTCCAATGGCCGGAAATGATGC is drawn from Chloroflexota bacterium and contains these coding sequences:
- a CDS encoding N-acetylmuramoyl-L-alanine amidase, which translates into the protein MPGAVQRCVRPTDDSTLRKSMPSRSASSHARERESALSLFLRGLFWSALIALVLVSWGPNEVPTFSLRGLFSTGESGGHTVVLLPTPTVPPAARIGIISGHWKSDAGATCPDGLTEEEVNHAIALRVVADLQRAGYRVDLLAEFDPRLKHYQAAALVSIHADVCTPRPDWTGFKTAPATGIQDPAQLQNSRHLKACIDARYAAVTHLPYHPTSVSRHMTQYHAFREIAPTTPAVIIETGFLGMDRNLLVNHPDEVARGIADGILCYLRNEPVQAPTPTGTP